In Eriocheir sinensis breed Jianghai 21 chromosome 10, ASM2467909v1, whole genome shotgun sequence, the following proteins share a genomic window:
- the LOC126996608 gene encoding CD109 antigen-like isoform X2: MIVAPRTVRPGAVYRCVVTLLHLDHPVDVRAALTRDGQEIADTHSIVTKNYPETLLLQIPRSTAGGDFRLYVEGNVLGTTGGTIFSNETQLYFSKQFLSVLIQTSRPVYNGGGTVKFRVILLTMDLKPYDNPVDVFIVDPDGYVLRRWLSRPTNVGVISLSFGIPFLTKVGWWRIKVNANGQEEEKKIKVEKWFTPRFEVKVFMSKYFLDSDEAITGTVGGEFNNDKGAFGNATLKLLVRSKGVEEWTFIMQQDFVPFDSEVDFSFPMAVIAKEMAVMDGAMVRVEAMIQESFMDINETGFSMAKIINSSISCRFLGSPPYIFKPGMPFSASVAVSYHDFHPLSTKKLKSSRLKVKGEAVSEGSNKVTVFELEIPPANLEEEESAFLDQSWLYNKRLQALQAEDPDYKIVDNNYDKGVPYLTEEELAEKKVEIYFKNEQFQKYREKGVFHFTLNVPEKTAQLTLVATYMDGYGDAASATAQGLAYYSPRRQYITVGTSNKGVRLGEFVVFHVRSNFNMDSFNYLVMSKEMILFTGKEVLDHSTHASIKTMSVPVSSEMAPAFTMLVYHFAQNAEVISDSIIIPVDNISQQRAKLVINQDKDHSVRSVEMGTYSSPGAFFGISGTRHFSYAMQAGNEISHASVLQALHSFTHRKRLLHKMVWRPRDGPFPEQVEYYTSGNYGPDSNRTFDFSRLIVFTDAKIGVIPTYKGKHCNKTGGHSPCLMGGCYPTDKRCDGVADCPDGSDEAGCDDPMRDKDANFRINRYRRFSDFFDEGDGDWLWLDFNIGHKGHEQNKIELPKVDDPYMINAFTISKEHGFGMIEAPIEFLSLPFMYFNMEMPNSCRRGEQIGIRLIVFNNLPQDMMILLVLHGTKNHRFVVVEENGVVDFYRPRTKAGDHQHLVTVGAESFVEVIFPIVAIIDKGKIDLKVSAITQIGLDEETATLKVEPEGATVDRHTSVMLDLKNRAVVYEYMDIILDESYIIPLSILRRFVAGSPRGRVTICGDVVGPSFPTGGPVNSRVMLRKPLKGTDDTTFTFGANVWTLHYLRLTNQLDYSQAQKIFEKLNVMLTAIMFRYNTDGSFKMWGNVGPSVWLSAWTIRTIHQADFPEWDNLLYIDPQIVSKTIEWLLPWQDIKTGAFRESPYYSDTPLNRKAAPYSYGLKWQGLKNITLTAHCLITLEQTINTLQGSVHNQAILARNQAIRYLEQELVNLSDPLEVAITAYALYLANSVAKESAFAALDRIKRYENGLIYWSREAVRPNRRANENNQRNLLQPKFEEEWDSHAVEATAYALLVYLMHDGVHMDQERIVKWLNGMRMHDAGFISTVDTLVALQALTEYSHRARIRDITDMKITVEATGEEGRAPHEVFISPGNVSQMTSIPIENVWGMVNVFATGEGQAILQLDIEYGVDWSDFKKEPPVKAFEFSVQEYYSKFGNKSHCEVRVCARWLNTKEAEYSSSTVIELENPTGYVAYQPDLKRMMKAAQTSGTFPTLRDSIGGHGDTFAKQTVFFVDYLPSNETWCFTYTIKRWYPVANLTRIRSAKIFEHYQPERFQMVLINSTINSLDICEVCGSYQCPYCPAYSSTLRCSPPQVALLLFVAVFLCACNLKTTVTAHWQSV, from the exons ATGATCGTGGCGCCGCGCACGGTCCGCCCCGGCGCCGTGTATCGCTGCGTGGTGACCCTCCTGCATCTCGATCACCCCGTGGACGTGCGTGCCGCGCTCACGAGGGACGGCCAGGAAATCGCCGACACCCATAGCATCGTCACGAAAAACTACCCAGAAACCCTCCTGCTGCAG ATCCCGAGGAGTACCGCTGGGGGAGACTTCCGGTTGTATGTGGAGGGCAACGTTCTGGGCACCACGGGGGGAACGATTTTCAGCAACGAGACGCAACTGTACTTCTCCAAACAGTTCCTTTCAGTCCTCATCCAAACCAGCCGTCCGGTGTACAATGGCggcgggacag TTAAGTTCAGAGTGATCCTCCTCACCATGGACCTAAAACCGTATGATAACCCAGTGGACGTTTTTATCGTG GACCCCGATGGCTATGTGTTGCGTCGATGGCTGTCACGCCCCACCAACGTAGGCGTGATATCCCTGTCCTTCGGCATTCCCTTCCTGACTAAAGTTGGCTGGTGGAGGATCAAAGTGAACGCTAATGgccaggaggaagaaaagaaaatcaaagtGGAAAAGTGGTTCACTCCGCGATTTGAG GTAAAAGTGTTCATGTCAAAGTACTTCCTTGACTCAGACGAAGCCATCACCGGGACAGTTGGCGGCGAGTTCAACAACGATAAAGGTGCCTTTGGGAACGCCACCCTCAAGCTCCTGGTCCGCAGCAAGGGCGTGGAGGAGTGGACCTTCATTATGCAGCAAGACTTTGTACCT TTCGACAGTGAGGTAGATTTTAGCTTCCCGATGGCTGTGATTGCTAAGGAGATGGCAGTGATGGATGGCGCCATGGTGCGAGTGGAGGCAATGATACAGGAGAGTTTTATGGACATCAACGAGACTGGGTTCAGCATGGCCAAGATCATCAACTCCTCCATCAGCTGCCGCTTTCTTGGCTCCCCACCCTATATCTTCAAACCTGGCatgcctttctctgcctca GTCGCCGTGTCCTATCATGACTTTCATCCCCTCAGCACCAAGAAGCTGAAGAGCTCCCGcctgaaggtgaagggagaggctGTGTCGGAGGGGAGCAACAAAGTGACTGTCTTTGAACTGGAG ATCCCTCCAGCAaacttagaggaagaagaaagtgcaTTTCTGGATCAATCGTGGCTGTACAACAAGCGGCTCCAGGCCCTGCAGGCCGAGGACCCAGACTACAAGATAGTAGACAACAACTATGACAAAGGCGTGCCGTACCTTACAGAGGAAGAGTTAGCAGAGAAGAAAGTTGAAATATACTTCAAAAATGAGCAGTTTCAG AAGTACCGTGAGAAGGGAGTCTTCCATTTCACTCTCAACGTGCCGGAGAAGACTGCTCAGCTGACCCTCGTGGCCACCTACATGGATGGTTATGGAGACGCTGCCTCCGCCACTGCCCAGGGCCTGGCCTATTACTCACCCAGG AGACAGTACATCACGGTGGGGACCAGCAACAAGGGCGTGAGGCTCGGGGAGTTCGTGGTGTTTCACGTCCGATCCAACTTCAACATGGACTCCTTCAACTATCTG GTCATGTCCAAAGAGATGATCTTGTTCACTGGGAAGGAAGTCCTGGACCACAGCACACACGCAAGCATCAAGACCATGTCCGTCCCAGTGAGCTCAGAGATGGCTCCAGCCTTCACCATGCTGGTTTATCACTTTGCCCAAAATGCTGAGGTCATCTCCGACTCCATTATTATTCCTGTGGACAACATCTCCCAACAAAGG GCCAAGCTCGTGATAAACCAGGACAAAGATCACAGTGTACGCTCAGTGGAGATGGGCACCTACAGCTCGCCCGGGGCCTTCTTTGGGATATCTGGAACACGCCACTTCAGCTACGCCATGCAAGCGGGTAATGAAATATCCCATGCCTCAGTCCTCCAGGCATTGCACAGCTTCACTCACAGAAAGAG ACTCCTGCATAAAATGGTTTGGCGTCCTCGCGATGGTCCCTTCCCGGAGCAGGTGGAGTACTACACCTCGGGGAACTACGGCCCGGACAGCAACAGAACCTTTGACTTCAGCAGACTGATAGTGTTTACAGATGCCAAGATAGGAGTCATTCCTACTTATAAAG GGAAACACTGCAACAAGACAGGTGGCCACTCCCCGTGCCTCATGGGCGGCTGCTATCCCACTGACAAGCGTTGTGATGGTGTTGCGGACTGTCCCGATGGCTCAGATGAAGCAGGCT gTGACGATCCGATGAGGGACAAAGACGCCAATTTCCGCATCAACAGGTATCGAAGGTTTTCTGACTTCTTTGACGAGGGAGATGGAGACTGGCTGTGGCTGGACTTTAACATTG GTCACAAGGGGCATGAACAAAATAAAATTGAGCTGCCCAAAGTGGATGATCCCTACATGATCAATGCCTTCACCATCTCTAAGGAGCACGGCTTTGGTATGATTGAAGCGCCCATTGAG TTCTTGTCCCTGCCCTTCATGTACTTCAACATGGAAATGCCGAACTCCTGTCGCCGAGGGGAGCAA aTTGGGATCCGGCTTATCGTGTTCAACAACCTTCCCCAAGACATGATGATTCTCTTAGTCCTTCATGGCACCAAGAATCACCGGTTTGTGGTTGTGGAGGAGAACGGCGTGGTGGACTTCTATCGCCCCCGCACCAAGGCAGGGGACCACCAGCACCTTGTCACA GTTGGTGCTGAGAGCTTCGTAGAAGTCATCTTCCCAATCGTGGCCATCATTGATAAAGGAAAGATTGATCTGAAAGTCTCGGCCATAACTCAGATTGGCCTCGATGAAGAAACTGCTACTCTTAAGGTTGAG CCGGAGGGAGCCACCGTTGACCGCCACACGTCAGTCATGTTGGATCTCAAGAACCGAGCCGTTGTCTATGAGTATATGGACATTATTTTGGACGAGTCGTACATCATCCCTTTGAGCATCCTGAGGCGTTTTGTTGCCGGTTCTCCTCGGGGCAGGGTGACCATCTGCGGGGATGTTGTTGGGCCGTCCTTCCCTACAGGA GGCCCAGTGAACTCCAGGGTGATGCTGAGGAAGCCCCTGAAGGGAACAGATGACACCACATTCACTTTTGGCGCCAATGTGTGGACCCTCCACTACCTCCGCCTCACAAACCAGCTGGACTACTCGCAGGCCCAGAAAATCTTTGAGAAGCTGAATGTGATGCTGACCGCCATAATGTTTCGCTACAATACTGACGGATCCTTCAAGATGTGGGGCAATGTTGGACCGAGTGTCTg GTTGTCTGCCTGGACCATCCGCACCATCCACCAAGCAGACTTCCCTGAGTGGGATAATCTGCTCTACATCGACCCGCAAATTGTCTCCAAAACAATCGAGTGGCTCCTGCCGTGGCAAGACATAAAGACTGGTGCCTTCCGTGAGTCTCCTTATTACAGTGACACTCCTCTCAACAGAAAGGCTGCCCCTTACTCTTATGGCCTTAAGTGGCAAGGGCTCAAAAACATTACCCTAACAGCCCATTGTCTCATTACCTTGGAACAGACCATCAACACGTTGCAAGGGTCTGTGCACAACCAGGCCATCCTTGCTCGAAACCAAGCCATCAG ATACTTAGAACAGGAGCTTGTCAACCTGAGTGACCCGCTGGAGGTAGCCATCACAGCCTATGCTCTCTACCTGGCCAACTCAGTGGCCAAGGAGTCAGCCTTCGCCGCCCTGGACCGCATAAAGAGATATGAGA ATGGACTGATATACTGGTCCAGGGAGGCAGTGAGGCCCAACAGACGTGCCAATGAAAACAACCAGAGAAACTTGCTACAACCAAAATTTGAGGAGGAGTGGGACTCCCATGCAGTGGAAGCCACAGCCTATGCCTTGCTGGTCTACCTCATGCATGATGGCGTTCATATGGACCAGGAGAGGATTGTAAAGTGGCTGAATGGCATGAGGATGCACGATGCAGGCTTCATATCCACTGTG GACACCCTAGTAGCCCTGCAGGCGCTGACGGAGTACTCTCACCGTGCTCGCATCCGAGACATCACGGACATGAAGATCACGGTGGAGGCCACGGGGGAAGAGGGACGAGCCCCCCACGAGGTGTTCATCTCACCCGGGAATGTCTCCCAAATGACCAGCATCCCA ATTGAAAATGTGTGGGGCATGGTGAACGTCTTTGCCACCGGGGAGGGCCAGGCCATCCTTCAGCTCGACATTGAGTATGGTGTGGACTGGTCTGACTTCAAGAAGGAGCCACCCGTGAAGGCCTTTGAATTTTCTGTTCAGGAATATTACTCAAAGTTTGGAAACAAATCCCACTGTGAAGTTAGAGTGTGTGCCAG atGGCTCAACACTAAGGAGGCAGAGTACAGCTCCTCCACTGTGATAGAACTGGAAAACCCCACAGGCTATGTGGCCTACCAGCCAGACCTGAAACGCATGATGAAGGCAGCGCAGACCTCGGGCACTTTCCCCACCTTAAGGGACTCCATCGGTGGGCACGGTGACACATTTGCAAAACAGACTGTCTTTTTTGTTGACTAT cTCCCTTCCAATGAGACCTGGTGCTTCACCTACACAATCAAGAGGTGGTACCCGGTGGCCAACCTCACCCGCATCCGTTCAGCCAAGATCTTTGAGCATTACCAG
- the LOC126996608 gene encoding CD109 antigen-like isoform X1: MGGGHVVICVFGAVVMVAAAATAAKAGKGGAAGQGPGQGQPTAQPYVIPLRNVLHNNIRLASRYDHPTHMIVAPRTVRPGAVYRCVVTLLHLDHPVDVRAALTRDGQEIADTHSIVTKNYPETLLLQIPRSTAGGDFRLYVEGNVLGTTGGTIFSNETQLYFSKQFLSVLIQTSRPVYNGGGTVKFRVILLTMDLKPYDNPVDVFIVDPDGYVLRRWLSRPTNVGVISLSFGIPFLTKVGWWRIKVNANGQEEEKKIKVEKWFTPRFEVKVFMSKYFLDSDEAITGTVGGEFNNDKGAFGNATLKLLVRSKGVEEWTFIMQQDFVPFDSEVDFSFPMAVIAKEMAVMDGAMVRVEAMIQESFMDINETGFSMAKIINSSISCRFLGSPPYIFKPGMPFSASVAVSYHDFHPLSTKKLKSSRLKVKGEAVSEGSNKVTVFELEIPPANLEEEESAFLDQSWLYNKRLQALQAEDPDYKIVDNNYDKGVPYLTEEELAEKKVEIYFKNEQFQKYREKGVFHFTLNVPEKTAQLTLVATYMDGYGDAASATAQGLAYYSPRRQYITVGTSNKGVRLGEFVVFHVRSNFNMDSFNYLVMSKEMILFTGKEVLDHSTHASIKTMSVPVSSEMAPAFTMLVYHFAQNAEVISDSIIIPVDNISQQRAKLVINQDKDHSVRSVEMGTYSSPGAFFGISGTRHFSYAMQAGNEISHASVLQALHSFTHRKRLLHKMVWRPRDGPFPEQVEYYTSGNYGPDSNRTFDFSRLIVFTDAKIGVIPTYKGKHCNKTGGHSPCLMGGCYPTDKRCDGVADCPDGSDEAGCDDPMRDKDANFRINRYRRFSDFFDEGDGDWLWLDFNIGHKGHEQNKIELPKVDDPYMINAFTISKEHGFGMIEAPIEFLSLPFMYFNMEMPNSCRRGEQIGIRLIVFNNLPQDMMILLVLHGTKNHRFVVVEENGVVDFYRPRTKAGDHQHLVTVGAESFVEVIFPIVAIIDKGKIDLKVSAITQIGLDEETATLKVEPEGATVDRHTSVMLDLKNRAVVYEYMDIILDESYIIPLSILRRFVAGSPRGRVTICGDVVGPSFPTGGPVNSRVMLRKPLKGTDDTTFTFGANVWTLHYLRLTNQLDYSQAQKIFEKLNVMLTAIMFRYNTDGSFKMWGNVGPSVWLSAWTIRTIHQADFPEWDNLLYIDPQIVSKTIEWLLPWQDIKTGAFRESPYYSDTPLNRKAAPYSYGLKWQGLKNITLTAHCLITLEQTINTLQGSVHNQAILARNQAIRYLEQELVNLSDPLEVAITAYALYLANSVAKESAFAALDRIKRYENGLIYWSREAVRPNRRANENNQRNLLQPKFEEEWDSHAVEATAYALLVYLMHDGVHMDQERIVKWLNGMRMHDAGFISTVDTLVALQALTEYSHRARIRDITDMKITVEATGEEGRAPHEVFISPGNVSQMTSIPIENVWGMVNVFATGEGQAILQLDIEYGVDWSDFKKEPPVKAFEFSVQEYYSKFGNKSHCEVRVCARWLNTKEAEYSSSTVIELENPTGYVAYQPDLKRMMKAAQTSGTFPTLRDSIGGHGDTFAKQTVFFVDYLPSNETWCFTYTIKRWYPVANLTRIRSAKIFEHYQPERFQMVLINSTINSLDICEVCGSYQCPYCPAYSSTLRCSPPQVALLLFVAVFLCACNLKTTVTAHWQSV; the protein is encoded by the exons ATGGGTGGCGGGCACGTGGTGATATGTGTTTTtggggcggtggtgatggtggcggcagCGGCGACGGCAGCGAAGGCGGGGAAGGGAGGTGCGGCGGGTCAGGGTCCCGGCCAAGGCCAGCCCACGGCCCAGCCTTATGTCATCCCCTTGAGGAACGTCCTCCACAACAACATCCGTTTGGCCAGCCGATACGACCACCC gACACACATGATCGTGGCGCCGCGCACGGTCCGCCCCGGCGCCGTGTATCGCTGCGTGGTGACCCTCCTGCATCTCGATCACCCCGTGGACGTGCGTGCCGCGCTCACGAGGGACGGCCAGGAAATCGCCGACACCCATAGCATCGTCACGAAAAACTACCCAGAAACCCTCCTGCTGCAG ATCCCGAGGAGTACCGCTGGGGGAGACTTCCGGTTGTATGTGGAGGGCAACGTTCTGGGCACCACGGGGGGAACGATTTTCAGCAACGAGACGCAACTGTACTTCTCCAAACAGTTCCTTTCAGTCCTCATCCAAACCAGCCGTCCGGTGTACAATGGCggcgggacag TTAAGTTCAGAGTGATCCTCCTCACCATGGACCTAAAACCGTATGATAACCCAGTGGACGTTTTTATCGTG GACCCCGATGGCTATGTGTTGCGTCGATGGCTGTCACGCCCCACCAACGTAGGCGTGATATCCCTGTCCTTCGGCATTCCCTTCCTGACTAAAGTTGGCTGGTGGAGGATCAAAGTGAACGCTAATGgccaggaggaagaaaagaaaatcaaagtGGAAAAGTGGTTCACTCCGCGATTTGAG GTAAAAGTGTTCATGTCAAAGTACTTCCTTGACTCAGACGAAGCCATCACCGGGACAGTTGGCGGCGAGTTCAACAACGATAAAGGTGCCTTTGGGAACGCCACCCTCAAGCTCCTGGTCCGCAGCAAGGGCGTGGAGGAGTGGACCTTCATTATGCAGCAAGACTTTGTACCT TTCGACAGTGAGGTAGATTTTAGCTTCCCGATGGCTGTGATTGCTAAGGAGATGGCAGTGATGGATGGCGCCATGGTGCGAGTGGAGGCAATGATACAGGAGAGTTTTATGGACATCAACGAGACTGGGTTCAGCATGGCCAAGATCATCAACTCCTCCATCAGCTGCCGCTTTCTTGGCTCCCCACCCTATATCTTCAAACCTGGCatgcctttctctgcctca GTCGCCGTGTCCTATCATGACTTTCATCCCCTCAGCACCAAGAAGCTGAAGAGCTCCCGcctgaaggtgaagggagaggctGTGTCGGAGGGGAGCAACAAAGTGACTGTCTTTGAACTGGAG ATCCCTCCAGCAaacttagaggaagaagaaagtgcaTTTCTGGATCAATCGTGGCTGTACAACAAGCGGCTCCAGGCCCTGCAGGCCGAGGACCCAGACTACAAGATAGTAGACAACAACTATGACAAAGGCGTGCCGTACCTTACAGAGGAAGAGTTAGCAGAGAAGAAAGTTGAAATATACTTCAAAAATGAGCAGTTTCAG AAGTACCGTGAGAAGGGAGTCTTCCATTTCACTCTCAACGTGCCGGAGAAGACTGCTCAGCTGACCCTCGTGGCCACCTACATGGATGGTTATGGAGACGCTGCCTCCGCCACTGCCCAGGGCCTGGCCTATTACTCACCCAGG AGACAGTACATCACGGTGGGGACCAGCAACAAGGGCGTGAGGCTCGGGGAGTTCGTGGTGTTTCACGTCCGATCCAACTTCAACATGGACTCCTTCAACTATCTG GTCATGTCCAAAGAGATGATCTTGTTCACTGGGAAGGAAGTCCTGGACCACAGCACACACGCAAGCATCAAGACCATGTCCGTCCCAGTGAGCTCAGAGATGGCTCCAGCCTTCACCATGCTGGTTTATCACTTTGCCCAAAATGCTGAGGTCATCTCCGACTCCATTATTATTCCTGTGGACAACATCTCCCAACAAAGG GCCAAGCTCGTGATAAACCAGGACAAAGATCACAGTGTACGCTCAGTGGAGATGGGCACCTACAGCTCGCCCGGGGCCTTCTTTGGGATATCTGGAACACGCCACTTCAGCTACGCCATGCAAGCGGGTAATGAAATATCCCATGCCTCAGTCCTCCAGGCATTGCACAGCTTCACTCACAGAAAGAG ACTCCTGCATAAAATGGTTTGGCGTCCTCGCGATGGTCCCTTCCCGGAGCAGGTGGAGTACTACACCTCGGGGAACTACGGCCCGGACAGCAACAGAACCTTTGACTTCAGCAGACTGATAGTGTTTACAGATGCCAAGATAGGAGTCATTCCTACTTATAAAG GGAAACACTGCAACAAGACAGGTGGCCACTCCCCGTGCCTCATGGGCGGCTGCTATCCCACTGACAAGCGTTGTGATGGTGTTGCGGACTGTCCCGATGGCTCAGATGAAGCAGGCT gTGACGATCCGATGAGGGACAAAGACGCCAATTTCCGCATCAACAGGTATCGAAGGTTTTCTGACTTCTTTGACGAGGGAGATGGAGACTGGCTGTGGCTGGACTTTAACATTG GTCACAAGGGGCATGAACAAAATAAAATTGAGCTGCCCAAAGTGGATGATCCCTACATGATCAATGCCTTCACCATCTCTAAGGAGCACGGCTTTGGTATGATTGAAGCGCCCATTGAG TTCTTGTCCCTGCCCTTCATGTACTTCAACATGGAAATGCCGAACTCCTGTCGCCGAGGGGAGCAA aTTGGGATCCGGCTTATCGTGTTCAACAACCTTCCCCAAGACATGATGATTCTCTTAGTCCTTCATGGCACCAAGAATCACCGGTTTGTGGTTGTGGAGGAGAACGGCGTGGTGGACTTCTATCGCCCCCGCACCAAGGCAGGGGACCACCAGCACCTTGTCACA GTTGGTGCTGAGAGCTTCGTAGAAGTCATCTTCCCAATCGTGGCCATCATTGATAAAGGAAAGATTGATCTGAAAGTCTCGGCCATAACTCAGATTGGCCTCGATGAAGAAACTGCTACTCTTAAGGTTGAG CCGGAGGGAGCCACCGTTGACCGCCACACGTCAGTCATGTTGGATCTCAAGAACCGAGCCGTTGTCTATGAGTATATGGACATTATTTTGGACGAGTCGTACATCATCCCTTTGAGCATCCTGAGGCGTTTTGTTGCCGGTTCTCCTCGGGGCAGGGTGACCATCTGCGGGGATGTTGTTGGGCCGTCCTTCCCTACAGGA GGCCCAGTGAACTCCAGGGTGATGCTGAGGAAGCCCCTGAAGGGAACAGATGACACCACATTCACTTTTGGCGCCAATGTGTGGACCCTCCACTACCTCCGCCTCACAAACCAGCTGGACTACTCGCAGGCCCAGAAAATCTTTGAGAAGCTGAATGTGATGCTGACCGCCATAATGTTTCGCTACAATACTGACGGATCCTTCAAGATGTGGGGCAATGTTGGACCGAGTGTCTg GTTGTCTGCCTGGACCATCCGCACCATCCACCAAGCAGACTTCCCTGAGTGGGATAATCTGCTCTACATCGACCCGCAAATTGTCTCCAAAACAATCGAGTGGCTCCTGCCGTGGCAAGACATAAAGACTGGTGCCTTCCGTGAGTCTCCTTATTACAGTGACACTCCTCTCAACAGAAAGGCTGCCCCTTACTCTTATGGCCTTAAGTGGCAAGGGCTCAAAAACATTACCCTAACAGCCCATTGTCTCATTACCTTGGAACAGACCATCAACACGTTGCAAGGGTCTGTGCACAACCAGGCCATCCTTGCTCGAAACCAAGCCATCAG ATACTTAGAACAGGAGCTTGTCAACCTGAGTGACCCGCTGGAGGTAGCCATCACAGCCTATGCTCTCTACCTGGCCAACTCAGTGGCCAAGGAGTCAGCCTTCGCCGCCCTGGACCGCATAAAGAGATATGAGA ATGGACTGATATACTGGTCCAGGGAGGCAGTGAGGCCCAACAGACGTGCCAATGAAAACAACCAGAGAAACTTGCTACAACCAAAATTTGAGGAGGAGTGGGACTCCCATGCAGTGGAAGCCACAGCCTATGCCTTGCTGGTCTACCTCATGCATGATGGCGTTCATATGGACCAGGAGAGGATTGTAAAGTGGCTGAATGGCATGAGGATGCACGATGCAGGCTTCATATCCACTGTG GACACCCTAGTAGCCCTGCAGGCGCTGACGGAGTACTCTCACCGTGCTCGCATCCGAGACATCACGGACATGAAGATCACGGTGGAGGCCACGGGGGAAGAGGGACGAGCCCCCCACGAGGTGTTCATCTCACCCGGGAATGTCTCCCAAATGACCAGCATCCCA ATTGAAAATGTGTGGGGCATGGTGAACGTCTTTGCCACCGGGGAGGGCCAGGCCATCCTTCAGCTCGACATTGAGTATGGTGTGGACTGGTCTGACTTCAAGAAGGAGCCACCCGTGAAGGCCTTTGAATTTTCTGTTCAGGAATATTACTCAAAGTTTGGAAACAAATCCCACTGTGAAGTTAGAGTGTGTGCCAG atGGCTCAACACTAAGGAGGCAGAGTACAGCTCCTCCACTGTGATAGAACTGGAAAACCCCACAGGCTATGTGGCCTACCAGCCAGACCTGAAACGCATGATGAAGGCAGCGCAGACCTCGGGCACTTTCCCCACCTTAAGGGACTCCATCGGTGGGCACGGTGACACATTTGCAAAACAGACTGTCTTTTTTGTTGACTAT cTCCCTTCCAATGAGACCTGGTGCTTCACCTACACAATCAAGAGGTGGTACCCGGTGGCCAACCTCACCCGCATCCGTTCAGCCAAGATCTTTGAGCATTACCAG